The DNA window GTTGACAACAGTACTACAATTGTGCCCTTGCATCTGTAGAATGCCCATAAGCAGCCATGCCCTAACACATTAGTATGATGCACTGCTGTCACTATCAGATCTAAAGCAATTCTGGAGAGAGTGCATATAGATAGAACAAAGCTGAAAAAGGTTGCAAGGAATCAGcagcactaaaaataaaaaaatgtattttactttaaaaaaagccaaGTTGTTTGTTTAGAATACACAGCGCTTTAGTGATAAAGCAATCTAAGGGCAGGTTTCAGCCAAGGCGCCATTACTCCCTGCTGCCAACAACTAGGTGTGCAAAATCTGTACCAGGCTGTAACGCCTGTGCAGGTGTTTGCAGTGtgatgcagtctttttttttttttttttttttttgcaatcacttgaaaaaattgcttgcaaaagcttaaaaacacttgtataAGTGATGACAAAGAGTTTGATTTTAATCCAATGTTAACCGTTTAGGAAGACCGCCTAATGTGATGGCTAGTGTGATCTAACCCCAAATGTCATGTGATATCAGATACTACAAAAGTAGCAACATGCATCATTTAGAAAAGCCCAGAATGCAGCTTACCTGCCCCAGGTGTCTTGGCCGTCACATGTCAGCGGTCTCAGCTCATCATATGGAAATGCATTGTCTAGGTAATTGTTGTAGGCATGATAAAACATGGACTTAACCCGATCCCTGGGAGAAAAAAGTTCAGATTACTGAAATCATTCATGTTTATAAAGAAGGCAAGATCCAGACATCTTAATTCTCCATTTTTGAAATCTAATCTTACCTCAAACGAGACTTAAGGTACGGCACCAATAAGTGCAAAGTTACCCCAGTTCAGTTCCCTGGGAAGTAGTAACAGATCGCCATATGTGGAAGTGGTGAACAAGGCTATGGCGTTCACCGCGATTGAAAATGCAAATGCTAGTAGAGTTCAGTTCTAAAATTAGAGGTAAGCTGATTGCAAATTTCTGAATGGGGAAAATTAACCTAAAAATAATGGCACCTTTATGGGGATCCGACACATTTACCCTTTGCAAATCAACCCCTATATCACTGTGTGTATTAAAGCTAAAGACCTTCCTGCTGTCAAACACGATTAGAATGTACACTTACCCGGGCACCTCTGTGTATTCTGGATAAGTCTGAATAAATTAGGATGGAAGCATCTGATTTAtgccagccaatcaagaaggtCAAGGATGCCAATCCCAGAGGAGGACCAGGTTAAAGTGGCAGCGCTGGCAAAGAAGCTTGCAGGCATTCTATAACCAAACTAACTCCAGCTAAAGAGGCAGGGGGTGCCTGTGACCCCATGGGGAAGAGTTTCTCTACTTCCTCTTTTGGCTGTCATCCTAATAGGAAGCAGAGCAAATCTTCACAATGGGGACACAGCATGAAGTCAACCTCACATtctctatttatataaattacGTTATTATCTTCATATTGCTGTATCTCCATTGGAAAGCTtacctttcatttcctgtcctgagaacaggaagtgaggagaaatctacCGAACAGCCAACCACACAACCTTAATGTATGTTTTACCCTGTAGTATTCTTACAAAAGGTTTGTTTGGTATCCATAGGTGGCCCTATCAGCTCCTGCAGCATATGGCAGTTCCTGTGTACACTATATACAGTATAGGTGCCCAGGTAAGGTGCAATATGTGAGACATACCTATAGTGAGCCATGTCCTGCTCTGTGACCTGGCTGTGCCTGGCATGGTGGGTCGGGAGGACGGAAGCGAATAGCCCCAGGCACACAATATAGTACACAGCCACCATCACACCCCACTCAGCTCCTGCACCTCCACATCCCCACTGACAACCACGCCACGCCCACTTCCTACCCTGGCGCGGAGCCgccctgtcattggctgctgcgTGTTTCTCACGCTCTGATTGGACAGTAGTGATGACACATACCTCTGGTAAGAGCGACGAGGACTCCATCTTTACTACTGGCAAactgttcaaaataaaaaggtacaagCAGTAAAAAGAAATACTATTTACTAAAAATCAATGAAAGGAAAACTGCTTTGGGCCCAGCTGATGTCACTGATGTCACCCCACCCTTCCACAGTGCCTGTCTGTGGGTAACAGATGTTAAGGTAAACCCCTGCGGTGCTAATGGTGCAGGAACTGAGGCTGATCTGGGGTCTGTAAGGTGCAGGGATTGGGGCTCATCCATGGCAAACATGGCCATTTGTGTTGCAATGGGATGTGACTGGCAGACCAATATTTTGAATGAGCTGCCAAACACATCAGATTGCACACAAACATAGTGCATGCTTTAAGGTGTGCCACATGcctatgcatttattattattacacagtatttatatagcgccgacatatcacacagcggtgtacaaagtccatagttatgtcactaactgtccctcaaaggagctcacaatctaatgtccctaccatagtcctatgtctataatacagtctaaggttaattttgagaaggggagaagccaattaacctaactgcatgtttttggaatgtgagaggaaaccaatacaaacacagggagaatctgcaaactccatgcagatagtgtcctgcccagcgctgcaaaggccagagtgctaacatttgagccaccgtgctgccctcaGACACGGGCACACATTTAGTCTCAATGAGTGGTGGTGCCATCAACAAAGAAAGTCAACTAATGACGGCAATGTATGTGCTGTGCATTGAGCTAATTACCAATTTCTGCATGGAAACGCATGCCAGCTTGAACAAGCCCCTAATATAGAATAGATTGCTGACCCATTGGATTTGTCCCCTTGCTACAATACACAATAGAAATGTGGGGGTCAGGAGAGGAACCATTACAGCCAGCTGAGGACACAATGAGTTGCAATGTAGTGTCAGTGGAAGAAACCAGGAAATCAACACTCCCGGATGTGTCGGTTTCTGAAAAATCCTTTGGTCACAGATAGTCTTGATTATGGTAATTGGGAGGTACTCGAAGTGCTAACCTTGTGTGCAAGGAGACTTTTTTGACAACAAAATCACGGGCTGACCTACCCAGGATCCCTATCCCTATGATCTGCCTATCCAGCTGATCCCAGCTTACTTTCATCAGATGTATGCTCTAGGTCTGGCTATAGATGGCTGTCCTAGGCACAAACCTTGGAATAATTTTTAGGGGGGGTTTGGGTACACCTTCTATGTGGGCAGGCAAGGCATTGACTGTCTGCATATCATCTAGCATGTGAACTGTaaactttttattcttctttatatttacttttagcTCAGCTAAAAATAACCTACTAATGTGTTTGTTGTACTTTTAGAAGCTGTGAgcactatttttttcaaatgaagatAACAAAGGAAGTTACAAAAAGTGCTTATCACTTATCACAGAGTTTATTACACTTCAAGCCATTTCTTTTCTCCCCGTTGTGGAATACAAGTCAAAGTTAAACATTTATCAAGATGATATCCAGCTTCTGGCAGTTAATCAggagttttgtaaaaaaaaaaaaagttatatgcaaAGTACCCAAGTATGGAGGTAGGGGTGGGATAGGTGCGGTGGTTTTGGTGCAGCCTACTCTTTAAAATTGACCACCTTTTATCTAAAACATTAAGTCCTTATTATCCAGCGTCACAACATAACCCAACTTGTCTTTCTCTTCTCTGACATCAATGATaaaaacttcctccagagtgacgtcatgatgccagaacccggccactctcccatcgcaggctcagacctgcttgctaaacatctaGGGGTGACAGTAGCGCAGGGTTTTGGATGCAACAagtgttgtgtccacagccctgcgctatcCTCcgcccccaggatgtttagcaagcaggtctgatcctgcaatgagagagtggacgggttgtgtccatacaggggacagaaACTCAGACCAagattttcttgcggaccactggttggcaaccgctgatccTAAAGTCCAGCAAAACTAGCCAATTAGGAGCTAAGCCATACGACTGTTAggatatgtacacacgtcagatgtaAACGCTCACCAGGGATTTGATTTAAAGCTCAAAGATTGATGAACGACCCATCAGAGATGACTGTTGTGCAATTGCATAGCCTGGTCCTTATCGCTCATCCTCCCTGCACAGAACAGAACGGCACTACGTGTACAGCTCTTGGTCGTTCTCCcatcactggaaacgatcatttCCAGCCACAATCCTCCAACAGCCATATGGGGCTTTAGGAACTAAGAACTGAAGACCCATCTCCCCCTGGTGTCAGTTTCCAATCTTCCTCAAACTCTGAAATACTTTGGTCATTAACATAGCACTAGAACAAGCCCTTAATATGTATTAACCTTGGTCAAGTTTGCGTCTCTTAGAATATCCTATTTTTAACTATTGTTCATATTTTGTTGTGCAGCATCTTCCAGATTGTGCTACAATTGTAGCAGCATGTCAATGCTTAGGACAGTTTCTCAGTGACAACAGTGGTGTATGCATGCATAATTTGCTTGAGCTTATAGACCCCACTGGGAGTGCAAATGACAACATAACAGTAGACATAGGCACAGATTGTTGTTGACCTATACCAGGAATTGCCTGAACGAGAAAATATACCAGATATTTAATTGAATGCtgcaaatttcatgaaaatgtcAAAGCTTGTATGAGATTTTATTGGTTGGGCTTACTTTAACTTGGATCCAAACCCAGGAACCTCACCGCATTATGTTGCAGAACACCAATCCTTCCATGGTGGCTTCTTTATGGATCCAAACCCAAGAACCTCACCGCAAATTGTTGCACCAATCCTTCCATGGTGGCTTCTTGAGGCTCCTCTTCCATTGAattttcacttggtgatcctgcTAATAGCATACCTTCTGTCCTAAGGTGACATCACTGCACTCTATAGAGGAAGTAGCAGCGTTGTCCCCCTATacaagactacagaacaccccctaTGTTCTCTATACTATGGTGGGGGGACTTCTAAAAACAACTGAAATAGCTGAATCTCCCCAGCTTggacacagcaaaaaaacatacaaagcttTTAAGCGGCAtagtggttcagtggttagcactcagacctttgcagtgctgggtcccaggttcgaatctgcgccaagacactatctgcatggagtgtgcaggttctccccatgtttgtattagtttcctcccacattccaaaaacatgcagttaggttaattggcttccccacaaaatgtagccttagactgtaaaaaagacatttggctatggtagggacattagattgtgagcccctttgagggacagctagtgacatgactatggactttatacagcgctgtgtaaatgtcggtgctatatgaatactgtacaatattaatattaaaccaaAAACAAGTTATTCAAATACTTTAATTGTCACTTGGAGCCCCtttaaactcccccccccccaaacacaaaaaattaaactatttGACCATATTTACAATCTACAAAATCTATGCACATTAAGTGTCCCCAATGTTCTGTCTGGTCAGTCCTCAGATGATGATTCTCTGAACCGTATTATGAGCCCTCAGCTGGCTTTTCTTTGATGACTTTTGTTACTAAGGCCACAAATTGGGGGCATTCATGAAAATGCTGGAACGTCTTCTGTGAAACTTCAACCTCTTCCCACTCCAATGTAACATATTGATTCCTTATTTTGTATGCTGATCATGATGGTGTATTATTCAGCTGCAAATAAactagaataacattttttttgttccagcaaACGTTCCGTCAGTGACTGTCTGTCAACTTCTGTCTGCGTCTCATCTCCACAAGCCAATCAGTCCATTGTGACCTGAACGCTGTCGTTCTGATCATGTTTcctagctgcaaaaaaaaaaaaaatatttgatgaaaTGTACAAATAGCTTGAAAGGTTGGAAATCTATGATGACCAAATAAAGTGCACACTAATAAAGAACAATTATAGGCTTGGTGTTGGATTCCCAAGtcagtgaatattttttaatattattaaacaggatttatatagcgccaacataatgcagtgctgtacattaaataggggttgtaaataacagacagatacagacgttgacacaggagggaaggaccctgctccgaagagcttacaatctaggaggtgggggaagtatcacacaataggaggggagatatgtagtggtgggtgagttgtgagggtttaagagacagaagaagataggtaggcaagtttgaaaagatgggttttgagtccACTTTTAAATGAGcgaaaagtaggagcaagtcgagagtcggggcagctctataaaagtcttagagccgtgcgtgcGATAAGGTTTTTAGtaaggaagtaattagtaggtcagtggaggagcgaatagagcggctaggggagtatttttttttatttttttttttaccaggtcagaaaggtaagtgggacaagaactgtggagggatttgaaggcaaagcacaggagcatgaatttgattcccaggtggaatggaagccaatgaagagaactgcaaagagatgcagcagaagaggagaagtgggaaggatggatgagtctggctgcagcattcataatagattgtagaggagagagtcggggtagtggaatgccagagaggtaattacagtagtccagatgagaaatTTGTAGGGCTCAATCACATCATGTGTTATGCATTGTGCAGCAACTAACAGCACATGCATTGTTGCCAATTATGGTTAATGGCACCCAAACACACTACAAAAATGCACTCCTGCACACCACACAGATGATGTTGGCTTTCAAAAATGCACTGTGTGTGCAAAGGGCAGATTGCACAGAATGTGCCTTTATTATAATGCACCACATTGCTGTAGTGAGAATAAGCCAGCCAAACCTAACCAGAGGTTCCTCAAACTCTGGCTTAATGACCTCCCATTCAATGATGCCTGAAAAGCTCTGTTGACACTTGATATCTCTAATAATGTTTTAGTTTCCTATAAAGGTGCTATCCTAATcaccaatgtgtgtgtgtgtggggggggggcattcctctccatggccagcaatttaagaggccgCCACCAATCATGTTTTGTTAAGCAGATCGAATTCCAAAGGAAATTGCTTCACACTGCATCCTGCATTTTATGAACAGGCTGGAGAATGCAGGCTGCGGTCCGGAAAATTTGTGTGTGGAAAATAGCAATATCTAATCTGCATTATAAATCATGTTACTCAACAAACATTTGGTTAGGTTCTTGTAAAACCAGATaatctaatgattttttttgtattcagttgTTTGGGTATACAGCAAGGAGAAGTCCTTTTGGCTGCTAGTTGTTAGAGATGGAACTGCcctgacaaccatcagccaatgggaatcATATACCTGTTTCCCTGCTGTATACTATAACAATGGACTCACATAAAGCGGGGGGAAATATGGGTCAGATTTGATTAAAACTGGGTTTGGCTAACAGGGAATGTTCAGCAGAACCAGAATCCAGTCATGGTCACTTATTGTTATAAATAGAACACTAAATCAGTGTTCAGCccatacattttttaagctggttgggaataAATGGgaggtgggtggcagcccgtgtattgtgaccaaaactcttcagtaaccacctaaaaacagccaggtggttaatgaaaagtgccaggtggtgtgcccagctaaaaggggccggggagatcactgctAAATGATTGGTTCCCCTCTGCCCTTTTCCCCCTATTGTCTGGCACTACAAAGCCTCTGTGCAGTATTGTATGACGTTCACATATTAATGATAATCTGTGATATCCTTACCAATGTAATACATCTCCAGTTGTTGACGCAAGCGAACTTTCTTCATGTCGTCATAAAAATTAGTCTCGGAGGTTGTCTCCACTGTCGGCGGCACTGTAAATATTCTCATAATCTTCCTTTTGTTCCTGAAGTAGAAGATTCCAAAAAATTGGTATAAGGATCCTTATAACATGTATATGGTTAGGGGGGACAGCCTATTGAAATTTACCTATTGCAACcaataaataagctttaaaacaagcccctgCTTACCCCCATTAGATGCAAGTCACAAAGTATTTTCTTAGCAGCCCAACCCGATCCCCCAAATAATTAAAccaaggggttccccaagacctgaaagttatctcaagggttcccacatgttaaaaaggtaaaaaaacactaatCTGGAGTTGTCCTCCGTATTACCACTttactgccactagatgtcctcagtctattGGCCAGCATCATTCCACCTACATCCTCTGAGCTCAGGCTGTCTCGATTCTCCCCAGCCTTAACAGTaataggagaagcagcacagtgataagtTTTTGATACCAGGTTGAATATAGAGATAATTAAACTGAATAATGATTACAAAGCTGCACTGGGTATATCTGCTTAGAATTCAGCTCTAAAGCTCATTTATTGCTTGATAGAAATAAGTAAAGACTTTAATGCTCATTGCCTGACCACAGATTCACTGCattcattctgtattttattcaagacaatgtttacatttttgtagccaCATTACCAAGAATTCATAAGTGTATTCTCCTAtccagccagcagatggagctttaGGATATAAATTCAGACCGGCTGTGAGTTTGCGCTGTGGTTACAGCTTTCTCATTCCAGCTAACTGCCGCCTTTGGGGGGACATTGCATGTAGCGCCCCCCTGTGGTAGCCCGTTGAAAATGAATagtggcagcagtgagcagttcagtaaaTCACTGCTGGCTGATTTCAAACCTGCAAGGTGCCAGGAGCTGCATCAACTTCTATATAGTGATACATTGGGATCAAGTCATCCCATGCAACTCCTGGCATCTTGCAGGTTTGGCAGCAGTGAAATGTTTTAAACTGGTCACTTCTGCCCCTATGATGGATCACTATATTGAAGCCAAGGGGcatcataaactaataaaaagtgcACTATATATAGTTCTGCACTATAAACCAATGCAGAAGGTGGACAACTCACTTCCTGGCATACATGAAGAGGCCGAAGCTCACGAGAATCACAATCAGGTAGACATTGGTAGCTTCATTCCAGGCTTCGTGTACAGAGTAGTCAATAGAGCCGTCATCCGCCATCACCCCATATCCTCCAGCCATGATGTCTGCGGAGAGAAATGCAACTCcacaatgaaatattaatattacagcaAACTGGACTGAGAGCAATGCAGCAGATCTGCCGGAAAAGCCAGCTGTGTGGATTCAGCTCCAGCAACAAAAGTCAGATCTCTTCACTGGAGAGTTAGAAAATTCTGGAGCCCAAAATAATGGCTGCAGGACGTAAAGGACAGCAGTAGGGGCTGTGGTCTCCCTGAGGCCGATCATTTCCCAAATATTGACTTGTCATGCCTTGTTCTGCCATGTGTTTCTGTATGGACGCCGCCATCATGGTAGAGGCAGGGctctgtatattaatattaattttattattaataaacaggatttatatagtgccaacatactactcagcgctgcacaataattaggggttgcaaatgacagacgaatacagatgttgacacaggtggagaggaccctgccccgaagagcttacaatctaggaggtgggggaagtaacacacaataggaggggagatatgtagtggggggaagtagtgacggtttcaaaagagagaagaagatgggtaggtaagtgtgaaaaaatggtttttcagtgctcttttaatggagcagaaagtgggagcaagacAAATGGGacgaggacgaccattccagagagttggggcggctctcAAAAAGTCtgggagccgtgcgtgtgatgaggaagTCTCTAGTAAGTCAtgggaggagcgaagagagcggctagggcggtatttttctatcacatcagaaaggtaagtgggacaaggactgtggagggatcCCGGTCATTCTATTGGCAGCCCCCcatgtaaaataatacagattattattaatattagtaaacaagatttataatgcaccaacatataacgcagcgctgtacagatcCCAGTCATTGAATTACCCCCCCCGTATATGAATACAGATCCCTGTCATTGTATTAGCAGGCCCTATGTGTATGAATACAGAAGCCCGGTATTCTCCAGCAAGCAGCATGAAGGGGTGACACCTCTATGAATTCAGATGAATCCTCCCAGCGTTGTCAATTACCTGCAGCTCTTCTCTACACAACACGATCCCGGAAACAGCCTGAGATCACATGATCACGCCACTCGCGCTGCTTCCTGGTACAGAAAAGAGACACTCCCCTATTGGTCGCCGCAACGAGCGCTGCGATTGGTCAGTCATTTAAATGTCCCGCAGGTTTTGAAACACGCCTGAAAGTGTTATAGTAATATAGACAGGTGTCACGTGTTTgttgaaaacaaaattacaatggATCAAAAGCCAGTGCTTCTCATTATTGTGGGTGGCACGGGGAGGGGAGGGTTTGATCGTTCTGTAGATTTATCAGGAAGGGGCAGGATACATTTCtagggaaaacattaaaaacaaaaaattttacaaacatgAAATCCTCagagaaattataaaaaatgaaatgtgcagCAGTGACActtcctagagtgtaagctctttggggcagagtcctctcctcctcctgtatcagtctgtatctgtctgtcatttgtaaccccttgtacagcgctgtgtaatatgttggcactatataaatactgtataataacagTGAATAAGGAACTATTCCATGGAACTGAGAACTAAATGGACCgaaatattttttccctgttgctTTAAGATTTTACATACTGAGGTATGTCTGTAATCAAATACGAATTCCATACatatccctttttaatgtacagcactgcgtaatatgttggtgctatataaatactgtttattaataatattacacattgcGGTGTGAGCAAGaataagataaatataaaacaaattacataactggaacttttaaggcagttcacatacactgtagatacattttaaaaaacagacatCTTTATTGTAACATCAAATCTAagacaaacattataaaaaaagtttgtgcctAAATTCATACCACCTATAACCATACGGTGGATGTATTTTATAGaccctagaaaaaaatgttttttcaacaaGTCAAAGGTTCATttttataatgatattattaCAGATCTGTAGGCagtccaa is part of the Pyxicephalus adspersus chromosome 3, UCB_Pads_2.0, whole genome shotgun sequence genome and encodes:
- the SMIM19 gene encoding small integral membrane protein 19 — protein: MAGGYGVMADDGSIDYSVHEAWNEATNVYLIVILVSFGLFMYARKNKRKIMRIFTVPPTVETTSETNFYDDMKKVRLRQQLEMYYIARKHDQNDSVQVTMD